A portion of the Echeneis naucrates chromosome 5, fEcheNa1.1, whole genome shotgun sequence genome contains these proteins:
- the LOC115043310 gene encoding SUZ domain-containing protein 1-like → MEDEEVAESWEEAADSGEIERRLEAKLKINQAAKKSSLGSGGGSLVQTAIVIQDDSLPAAPPPQIRILKRPSNNGTTGNPASLSRPSQQMKSLAQREAEYAEARRRILGSASSDETPQDNPCHDRPARLSAQQPSEPVRPNNHVIRQPTGPDGTSGFRLCR, encoded by the exons atggaggatgaggaggttGCAGAGAGCTGGGAAGAGGCAGCTGACAGCGGG GAAATAGAGAGACGACTTGAGgcaaagctgaaaataaatcaggcGGCAAA GAAGTCCAGCTTGGGTTCAGGTGGTGGCTCACTTGTGCAAACTGCCATAGTAATCCAGGATGACTCTCTACCTGCAGCACCCCCACCTCAAATTCGAATTTTAAAGCGTCCTTCAAATAATGGTACTACAGGAAACCCTGCATCCTTATCTCGTCCCTCTCAGCAAATGAAGTCTTTGGCTCAAAGGGAAGCAGAGTATGCAGAAGCCAGGAGAAGGATTTTGGGAAGTGCGTCTTCAGATGAAACACCTCAGGACAACCCATGCCATGACAG ACCAGCTCGTTTGAGTGCACAACAACCATCAGAACCAGTTCGTCCAAACAATCATGTGATCCGCCAGCCAACTGGCCCAGATGGCACCTCAGGCTTTCGACTCTGCAGATAA
- the slc25a34 gene encoding solute carrier family 25 member 34, whose translation MTSAQLQETSSKESVFGAQTSPRMASAVSAVPCGVLSPSSPRPAVWPPLDFCLGALACCTACVFTNPLEVVKTRLQLQGELRARGSYKRHYRGVLQALWVVGRTDGIRGLQKGLSVGLMYQGVMNGVRLGSYSYCELLGLTSFHGGSLLSGAGAGALGAFIASPAYLVKTHLQAQSVEAIAVGHQHNHLGVSDAFVTIYRREGVIGLWRGVNGAVPRVMVGSAAQLATFTSAKEWVSHSQWLGSNRWLTALIAAMISGVAVAVTMTPFDVISTRLYNQPVDECRRGRLYHGFADCMLKVCQAEGLFGLYKGMGPVFLRLAPHTVLSMLFWDLMRDQAAKVN comes from the exons ATGACCAGTGctcagctgcaggaaacatCATCCAAGGAGTCTGTGTTTGGTGCCCAAACTTCACCCAGGATGGCATCCGCTGTGTCTGCAGTTCCCTGTGGTGTGTTGAGCCCATCCTCACCCCGTCCAGCTGTCTGGCCTCCTCTGGACTTTTGCCTGGGTGCTCTTGCCTGCTGCACAGCCTGTGTGTTCACCAACCCTCTTGAAGTTGTGAAGACTCGTCTCCAGCTTCAGGGAGAGTTGCGTGCACGGGGATCCTACAAGAGGCACTATCGTGGGGTCCTGCAGGCGCTCTGGGTGGTGGGCCGCACAGATGGTATCCGGGGCCTGCAGAAGGGGCTCTCAGTTGGGCTGATGTACCAGGGTGTCATGAATGGTGTGAGGCTGGGTTCCTACTCCTACTGTGAACTTTTGGGTCTCACATCATTCCATGGAGGAAGTCTGTTGTCGGGGGCAGGGGCCGGCGCACTGGGTGCCTTCATTGCCTCACCTGCTTACCTG GTGAAGACTCATCTACAAGCTCAAAGTGTGGAAGCCATAGCAGTAGGTCATCAACATAACCATCTG GGAGTGTCTGATGCCTTTGTTACCATTTATAGAAGGGAAGGTGTCATTGGTCTTTGGAGGGGTGTGAATGGAGCCGTGCCTCGAGTCATGGTAGGATCAGCTGCTCAACTGGCAACCTTCACATCGGCCAAAGAGTGGGTGTCGCACTCCCAG TGGCTTGGTTCAAACAGATGGCTCACAGCTCTGATTGCGGCCATGATCAGTGGAGTCGCAGTGGCTGTCACAATGACCCCGTTTGACGTCATCAGCACAAGGCTCTACAATCAGCCAGTAGATGAGTGCCGAAGG GGACGTCTGTACCATGGATTTGCAGACTGTATGCTGAAGGTCTGCCAAGCGGAAGGCCTGTTTGGGCTGTACAAAGGCATGGGTCCTGTCTTCCTGCGCTTGGCCCCCCACACAGTGCTCAGTATGTTATTCTGGGACCTGATGAGGGATCAGGCAGCAAAGGTCAACTAG
- the fbxo42 gene encoding F-box only protein 42, with protein sequence MSRSPDSEDGYFVAMDTEDDGPEPAGITEDVEAKMGSCQQEGNMDSSAKRGLRTMMELPEEVLEYILSFLSPYQEHKTAALVCKQWYRLIKGVAYQCYHGFLRSVQEGNIQWESRTYPYPGTPITQRFSHSACYYDSNQSMYVFGGCTQSSCNAAFNDLWRLDLNSKEWIRPLASGSYPSPKAGATLVMHKDLLVLFGGWTRPSPYPLHQPERFFDEIHTYSPSKNWWNCIVTTHGPPPMAGHSSSVIGNTMVVFGGSLGARQMSNEVWVLDLEQWSWSKPPISGPSPHPRGGQSQIVIDDQTLLILGGCGGPNALLKDAWLLHMGVPPWRWQQLQVENEDHGAPELWCHPACRVGQCVVVFSQAPSGRAPLSPSLNSRPSPISATPAPLGPEPPSLRSQSPVRSGAAGVVLGAVEEAPCVNGRWGTLRPRPSARGSARDGSPSSSQQPSPSQGPDSPPLPPLPPLLNGTSPSPRTSPAQAASPPSRPLPPASTDYGWESPPSASHHAEVPNTNGLHTPPASSPRTPPGAVSPAALRRGLEAVKNKSTLPSSSSPTLQTHGASPGGGAGPPGTPPSSSSSPPQAAGADGHAIPPIARRLGHHPPQSLNVGKPLYQSLNCKPMQMYVLDVSRAKSVGVVSWRVYGNGTPAAVTGPPETSLHTVVQGRGELIIFGGLMDKKQNVKYYPKTNALYFVRAKR encoded by the exons ATGTCCCGCTCCCCAGACAGTGAGGATGGGTACTTTGTTGCCATGGATACAGAGGATGATGGTCCAGAGCCTGCTGGGATAACAGAGGATGTAGAGGCAAAGATGGGGTCCTGTCAACAAGAAGGGAACATGGACAGCAGTGCCAAAAGAGGACTGAGAACAATGATGGAGTTGCCAGAGGAAGTTCTTGAATATattctgtctttcctctcacCTTACCAAGAGCACAAGACTGCTGCACTTGTATGTAAGCAGTGGTATCGGCTCATTAAAG GTGTTGCTTATCAGTGCTACCATGGCTTCTTGAGATCTGTCCAGGAAGGAAATATCCAGTGGGAAAGTCGAACATACCCATATCCAGGAACCCCTATAACTCAGCGCTTTTCACACA GTGCATGTTATTATGACTCCAACCAATCCATGTATGTGTTTGGGGGTTGTACTCAGAGTAGCTGCAATGCTGCCTTCAATGATCTATGGAGACTTGACTTGAACAGCAAGGAGTGGATCCGCCCTTTAGCCTCAG GCTCTTATCCATCTCCAAAAGCTGGAGCAACTCTAGTGATGCACAAAGATCTGTTAGTGCTCTTTGGGGGATGGACTCGCCCAAGCCCTTATCCACTGCACCAGCCAGAAAGATTTTTTGATGAAATCCACACATACTCCCCCTCAAAGAACTG GTGGAACTGTATCGTTACAACACATGGACCTCCACCAATGGCAGGCCACTCTTCCTCTGTAATTGGAAACACCATGGTGGTGTTTGGTGGATCTTTAGGAGCACGtcaaat GAGTAATGAAGTCTGGGTTCTGGATCTGGAGCAGTGGTCCTGGTCGAAACCGCCCATATCTGGCCCTTCACCACACCCACGAGGAGGCCAGTCACAA ATTGTCATTGATGATCAGACGTTGCTCATTTTAGGAGGATGTGGTGGCCCTAATGCA CTCCTAAAAGATGCTTGGCTGCTTCACATGGGCGTACCACCATGGaggtggcagcagctgcaggtggaAAATGAGGACCATGGTGCCCCAGAGCTTTGGTGTCACCCAGCTTGTAGA GTGGGCCAGTGTGTGGTAGTTTTTTCACAAGCTCCTTCTGGCCGTGCACCACTCAGCCCAAGTCTTAACTCTCGACCCTCCCCCATAAGTGCCACACCTGCCCCCCTGGGCCCCGAACCGCCTTCCTTGCGTTCTCAGTCTCCTGTCCGAAGCGGGGCTGCCGGTGTTGTCCTGGGAGCTGTTGAAGAGGCTCCATGTGTAAATGGCCGATGGGGAACATTGAGACCTCGACCTTCAGCGAGGGGGAGTGCTCGAGATGGGAGCCCATCATCATCCCAACAACCTTCTCCTTCACAAGGCCCAGACAGCCCTCCTCTTCCCCCACTCCCTCCATTATTAAATGGAACTTCCCCTTCACCTCGGACCAGCCCAGCTCAGGCTGCATCTCCTCCCTCTCGCCCTCTCCCACCTGCCTCCACAGACTATGGTTGGGAGTCTCCCCCTTCTGCCTCTCACCATGCTGAGGTGCCCAACACTAATGGCCTACATACGCCTCCTGCAAGTTCCCCACGTACTCCCCCAGGAGCAGTGTCCCCTGCTGCCTTACGAAGAGGCCTGgaagcagtgaaaaacaaatctaCTTTACCATCTTCTTCATCACCTACCCTTCAGACGCACGGAGCTTCtcctggaggaggagcaggtcCTCCTGGAACACCTCCCTCATCATCTTCTAGCCCTCCACAGGCTGCTGGAGCTGATGGACACGCTATCCCACCTATCGCACGGCGTCTTGGCCATCATCCACCCCAGAGCTTGAACGTAGGCAAACCCTTGTACCAGTCTCTCAATTGCAAGCCCATGCAGATGTATGTGCTGGATGTGTCACGGGCCAAATCTGTTGGGGTGGTGTCCTGGAGAGTTTATGGCAATGGGACTCCCGCGGCAGTTACAGGGCCACCAGAGACCAGCCTTCACACAGTGGTGCAGGGCAGGGGTGAGCTCATCATTTTTGGAGGCCTCATGGACAAAAAACAGAATGTGAAGTACTACCCTAAAACCAACGCCTTGTACTTTGTCCGTGCTAAAAGGTAA
- the LOC115043294 gene encoding transmembrane protein 82-like, with the protein MFFPFSWILGTSEWLPFGLNPIDCFLQGLVGACGISVLCSLTRVYHFNQTCTESEVETKKKSSSPTSPLRGNWKTTVQFWSLTLLLSAVGSRASSLIVLEFSLRAVSAWLSAGRDADSRGLDLLLIQCQFSLGCCLTCTLDFLHQGAPHSSFSLFLAAALSWALASVGHGLWIHVARLYPLHSTERCCGKCITLLTSGHTILASLQRAVVLVFALATVASTAMVYDHFLCQKDALKLWIPLILCYTMLVVYIQEDQNQQTSSETLMRIVVVRLGALLVLMLTVGNWSDVLHILFTFLGEAVCLLPTQDLLQAVLKSV; encoded by the exons atgtttttccccTTCTCCTGGATCCTGGGAACTTCTGAATGGTTGCCTTTTGGTTTAAACCCAATAGACTGTTTTCTTCAAG GTCTTGTTGGTGCCTGTGGAATATCTGTGCTGTGCAGTTTAACGAGAGTTTATCACTTCAATCAGACATGCAC TGAATCTGAAGTTGAAACTAAAAAGAAGTCGTCCTCACCCACCAGTCCTCTGAGAGGGAACTGGAAGACAACAGTCCAGTTCTGGTCCCTGACGCTCCTCCTGTCTGCGGTGGGCTCGAGGGCCTCCTCTCTTATAGTGCTGGAGTTTTCCCTCAGAGCTGTTTCTGCCTGGCTTTCAGCAGGACGG GATGCTGACAGCAGAGGCCTTGACCTCCTCCTGATCCAGTGCCAGTTTTCACTGGGTTGCTGCCTCACCTGTACTCTGGACTTCCTCCATCAGGGGGCTCCACACAGCTccttcagtttgtttctggCAGCTGCACTCAGCTGGGCACTGGCAAGTGTTGGCCATGGTCTGTGGATCCATGTGGCCAGACTCTACCCACTGCATAGCACAGAGCGTTGCTGTGGGAAATGCATCACCCTCCTGACCTCTGGACACACCATTCTGGCTTCACTGCAAAGAGCGGTTGTCTTGGTTTTTGCTCTAGCAACTGTGGCTTCGACCGCCATGGTTTATGACCACTTCCTGTGTCAGAAGGATGCTCTAAAGTTGTGGATTCCACTGATACTCTGCTACACTATGCTGGTGGTCTATATTCAAG AGGATCAGAATCAGCAGACTTCTTCAGAAACCCTCATGCGCATTGTCGTGGTGCGACTGGGAGCCTTACTGGTGCTCATGCTGACAGTGGGCAACTGGTCTGATGTCCTTCACATCCTCTTCACTTTCTTGGGAGAGGCGGTCTGTTTGCTGCCCACTCAGGACCTCCTGCAAGCTGTGTTAAAGTCTGTATGA